TCGCGGCCTGCGCTATTCGGGCAGACCCATTTCGGTGGTGAGGCTGTATTCGAAGCCCAGGGGCGATTTGTAGACCATCTCGATATAGTATGCGGCGAAACCTTGCTCGGGCTTGAGGACGGTCCCCGAGTAGACGCCTTCGGCGTTCAGAGCCAGGGGCTGGGCGTTCCATGCGGGCCCGATGGTCATCAACCGGAAATCCTTGGTGGGGGCATTGGCTATCCACAAATTGGCCCGTACGGGGGCGTCGTTCGGGATGACCTTGAACTCGCCGTCCGGCTTGAACTCCCACGTGAATTGCGGCATAGACTGCCCTTTGATCACCGCGTCATAGAAGGCGGTCAAGGCCTGTATCGTGCCCTTGCGGGACTCGAGGCCGTGGTCCGTGTTGGGCTCGTAATGAAGGTTCTTCGGTCCTTTGAGGGCGGGGTAATACAGCGACGAGGCGTTCACGGTCCAATACTGGTCGCCCGAGCCCAGCAACACCAGTTTTGGCATGGTCAGACGGCGCAGGTACTGGTAAGGGTCCACGATATCGAGCAGCGTTTGCCCGTTGGGCTCCTGGAACCGGTCCTGGAGGTTGAAATCGGTATAGTCCTGGGTGGATTCGGTGTAGTGACCGTAATACGCGATCTGCTGCGCCATTTGGTCCGGCAGATTGAGCATGTCGATGACCATGGGAGCGATAGCGACGACGCGCTCGTCGGTTGCGCCAGTAAGCCAGGTGGTCCAGCCGCGTTTTGACGCGCCCGTGACCACAAACCGGTTGATATTGAAAGGGGACTCGGGGTGGTTGCGTCCGAAGTCCTGGACG
The nucleotide sequence above comes from Candidatus Hydrogenedentota bacterium. Encoded proteins:
- a CDS encoding PhoPQ-activated protein PqaA family protein, with translation MKELYLLMSITALIASTAAPALAGPLEDYVNAPDPNYQYALAHTNPGPGYTIYDLDMTSQSWKEGLVTPHLWRHWLGICVPANAVTDTGMLVVSGGSNEHAEPPRGLPPEVITVAMATRSVIAMLQGVPNEPVQFAGENRMRSEDEIIAYTFDRYLKTGDPTWPLLLPMVKSAVRAMDAVQDFGRNHPESPFNINRFVVTGASKRGWTTWLTGATDERVVAIAPMVIDMLNLPDQMAQQIAYYGHYTESTQDYTDFNLQDRFQEPNGQTLLDIVDPYQYLRRLTMPKLVLLGSGDQYWTVNASSLYYPALKGPKNLHYEPNTDHGLESRKGTIQALTAFYDAVIKGQSMPQFTWEFKPDGEFKVIPNDAPVRANLWIANAPTKDFRLMTIGPAWNAQPLALNAEGVYSGTVLKPEQGFAAYYIEMVYKSPLGFEYSLTTEMGLPE